The nucleotide window tatcaatatttatttttatatggaaaaccttcaatgtttttttttttaacagtgctgTTTTTCTCTGACAGCATCTACTTCCAGCCGGCGTCGTTTTACATCGATGCAGAAGATTTGAAAAGTGCTGAAAATGGTGGAGTGGCCGTCCTCACAAACAGGAAGGTCAGTTTGCCCGTCTAGTTGGTAACTTTCCAGCACCGGGCTAGTTTGATATGTTTTCATATTGCTATACATCACCTGGGCCATTATTgcttgaatatatatatatattactgaCAAAAAGagctttttctgtattttaggtGGTCCATATGGATGTTAGAGGAAACAAAGTAAAACTTGATGACGATACAGAAATTTCATATGACAAGTGCTTAATTGCTACAGGTAAGCAGCTTTGATGTAATTTTAGTTCCCATTGTAGCTATGAATGTGATTGGATACATTTTTGACTTTCCTCCTCAGGCGGCATCCCAAGGAATCTGCAGGTAATCGAGAGAGCAGGAGAGGAGGTGATGAAGAGGACAACTTTGTTCCGCAAGGTCAGCGTTTCGCCTCTAGGCGGCGTTAGCTTTAGTAAGAGTTTGAGTTTTGCAAAGTGAGATGAATCAGTTTGTGTCTAGatttgcaaagctggtagagacaagccctcaaaaatgtatgtaaatatatatgcaTCTGCACTTTTAAAATTCTTAATAGTAAAAATAACGTAAAACCCTGCATCCAATGTAATTTCCAGAAGATAcatagaagtttgtggttgctaTATGATTAAAAGTacacatttttttgcaaatccCTATATTAAGCTGTATTCCATTACACCTCAactaaatacaaatatattGAGGCTATGAAGGATTTTGAGTTCAGCCCTATTAGGACTTTACTTTGATCCTAAGACTCTTGAACTGTGATGTCTAACTTGCAGATCGAAGACTTTAAATCACTGGACAAGGTGTCGAGAAGCATGCAGTCCATCACCATTATTGGAGGTGGATTCCTGGGCAGTGAGCTGGCCTGTGCTCTTGGCAGGAGATGTAAGACCACTTGACAGGCTGAGAAAGTTTCAGGATAAATCAAACTGATAGTTCTAGGTAAGGGAGCAGACCCGTTTGCTTTTGTGCCAATCAtcatctttctgtttttagcaACAGAGACTGGATTAGAGGTGATTCAGATGTTCCCAGAGAAGGGCAACATGGGCAAGGTGCTGCCCGAGTATCTGAGCAACTGGACAACAGAGAAAGTCAAGAAAGGTGCAACTTGATTCATTCTGGTGATAGCCAGGAGATTTATCTGGTTGTGActcattatttctttctttttgtttgtttctttagaGGGTGTAAAGATAATCTCTGAAGCGCTGGTGAAATCCGTGTCTTACAAAGATGATAAACTAGAAATAAAACTCAAGGATGGACGATTGGTAGGTGCACATTTCAGCCACATACGGCCTGGTCCAAGGCAACAGGAATGCTTTTTATGCACTAATTATGTTGAACTCTGCCTTGCAGGTAAAGACGGATCACATTGTTGCCGCTGTCGGACTGGAGCCCAACGTGGACCTCGCCAAGTCAGCCGGTCTGGAGGTGGACTCGGACTTTGGCGGCTATCGGGTCAACGCCGAGCTGCAGGCCAGGTCCAATATCTGGGTGGTAAGAGAAAAAACCCTATTTCTGAAAATCAACCGAGTTTAGTGGATCATGGTAGTGTGAATGCATTAGGATGCAGCTTTTACAGCGTTTGATCAGAGCGCCCTCTTCTGGTCAGATAAATTCTTGGTTTCAAGGTGTTGCTCCACAGAGCTGCAGTAGTcatgtgtttctgttctgaGTTCAATGTtttactaaaagaaaaacaacttctgTACTGAAATTTAGCTGCAGGTATCATTCACTCTAAACATATGATAGAATTAAATCTTTAATTTGAGCATGTTAACAATAAATGTCAAtagaagagaagagaaacacataaaatcatcttatttatgtgaCAAAGAAGCACATAAAATGCATCCATTTCTAGTTAAAAAAGGAAGCCAACGCTTATTATCCTTCCCAGTTGCATGGATTGCCTCTACAGACcaccatcctcatcctccttaTTAAGGTTTTCTAACAATTAACTCTCCCCTCTACAAATTAAGTCCTGTTTCTTTCAGAAAAaagaagtacatttaaaaaatacatagactgtcattaaaaagttcaatgtttttgtctctaATTTCAGAAAGGGAAACTCCTATATTATATAGATCTGTTAtacacagagtgaaatatttaaagcctttgtttcttgtaataTGGATGATGTTGTATTACAGATGAAACCTAAAATTGTAGTGATATTAGTGAATTTATCTTGACATGTGTTGTAATGGTCATATCATGGCCTATACCTGTGGTCCTCAATTCCGGTCTTCGAAAGCCAGTGTCCtgcaatttttttaacattttttattctacttcaacacacctgagtcacaTAATCAGGTTATTAGCTGGACTCTGGGGGAACTTGCCTGCATACTGAgaaggtaattcagccatttgattcccTCCATGAGGATGACTTCTAAAGAAGCaggttgttcacagagtgctgtatcTAAGCATATTtgtagaaagttgagtggaaggaaaaagtgtggtaagAAAAGGGATAACCTCAACATTGACAGGCTTTTTAAGCAAAGCCCATTCactaaggagaaaaagaactACACTGTTGCTCAGAGATCCAAAGTCCAATGACTATGATGTTACAGAGTTCGATTGGTCAGCAAACTGGgctgacctgaaccccacagAGAACCTACGGAggattgtcaagaggaagatgagagacaccagacccaacaaggcgacctgaaggcagctataAAAGCAAGCTGGGCTTCCcttacacctcagcagaaccacaggctgatcgcaTTGATGCACTACTTCATGTAAAAGGAGGCCCAACCGAGTATTGAGAGCAGAGAAATAACATGCTTTTCAGGAACCTgaaatttctgtttaaaatgtcatttttattgatcttatgtAATATTTGAATTTTCTGAGACATAAgcatcaaaatgacaagaaataaaggcctGAAATATTTCTCCATGTGATGAATCTATATAGTAGATCACTTTCACATTATGAAATAggtgacaaacaaaaaaaataaattattacctTATTTTTTAGGATGTACGTGTGTAAATTTGTACACATTTTCtgttatcagatttttttttctttggtttattttacttttatattttttgtggcACTAAAGGCCTTTTGTCCAAAAGTGGATCAGCAGGAAAAGAGGCTGGAGGTCGCCTGGCACCACCGCACCCGTTCTCTTGTTTAATTGACCAGTTTTGAATTTTACTACATCCATCACTATTAGCATGGTTAGACTAGGAAAACGTTTTCTGCTCCTGATATCCGGCCTTGCGAACTAATCCTTCTCGCTCTGTTTTGTGGCTGTATTGTGATCGTTcgcctttgttttattttaggctGGAGACGCAGCCTGTTTCTATGACATCAGGCTGGGCCGCAGACGAGTGGAGCACCATGACCACGCTGTCGTCAGTGGGAGACTGGCTGGAGAGAACATGACGGGAGCCAGCAAGCCGTACTGGCATCAGTCTATGTTCTGGTGGGTTAATTATATAGAAATATTCCTTTTCAGTTGAATTTTAATAGTAATTTGGTGCTGTTGTGTAACTGTTAGTTCTTCCTTCTTGGTGATTTAACTTATCTAAAACAGTTTTGTACTGTAGTATGATGCCTTTTTTTGAGGAGAGTGTTCTCAGATCTCCTGCTTTCTCACAGGAGTGACTTGGGACCTGATGTCGGCTATGAGGCTATCGGGATTGTCGACAGCAGCCTGCCGACAGTAGGCGTGTTTGCCAAAGCCACTGCCAAAGACACACCCAAAGCTGCTACCGAGGAGTCAGGTAGGAGCGCCTGGTTAAGACGCTTAAAGATCCCACATTCTGGGCGTTTTCCTGCTCTGTCTTATATCTGGCGTTTGTGAAAATCAACACGATTTGATTTGTCGTTTTGGACACTTTGATTATCTAGTTAGAGAAGAGAcagtaaaatacacaaaaccagatatgcatgtaaaaatatttacatttactgGGACAAACGTGAAGAAAAACACCCAGGCCCTCTCATCAATGTTCTTGGGGCTTTCAGTAGCACAAACCTCTCCAATGAGCTTTCAAAATCCAGACAGCATATTAAGTGTCCCACAAGGGATGAAAACATTCTGGAGCCCCACAGCTCCAGGACCTGATGGCCAGATTCTGACGACTCATGCTCATAATTAAAGATTATCAGAGTTTAACAGCTAAACAAGAAACCAAAAAGCATTAAGCGGGTTTGTTAAACCTTGTTCTAGATCTGTTCTCTGATGATGTCCGAGTTGCTGCGCCTCTACACCACGATCAAAACACAGCTCACTGTAAAGATGTACAAAAGgacagaaaattattttaagataaagtcattttctttgtagtccttttttttttcctggtctgTCACTTTTATTTGAGCAACACACCAGCAAGACAAAAAGGTGGTTGCTCTCCCACTGAAATATCTGGCACGTCCAAATAGAGGTGGGCATCGTTTTATGAAGAATTTGGTATTATCTTGACGACGATAAATTCCAatttataatgtaaaaaaaaaattaactgccCGTATTGTTGggagttttgtttattttctccaCTTGTTCCTTGACAGCATCAATAAAAATCACTTCTTTATATATAGCTAGTGTCCTGATGAAGCccattttgaattttgttttagtgGTATGTTATATCattgaatatgtttttttttttttttttttttttttttttttaaggacagtatTTGTAGTCATGGGGATACAATTACAGTAACCTAAAAAAAGActgcaagaagctgtaaatagtcttttatcGTCGTCATAGTAGTACCACAATATATAGTGATACAATTTAAAGTCCATATCACCCACCCATGTgttcaacattttttgtttaaaaatacatttcaaaaaaattataattttccttccatttcacaattatgtatTAATTTATGTTGATTAATCACATGAACTCCCCAAAAACGACATTATtgttgcaacatgacaaaatgtgaaaaaaaatcaatacatttgttgttgttgatctAAACAATAAATGATGAAGTGGAACAAAGCATTATATTAATCCTAATTTAGTAAAAATATAACAGAACGGTCAGACTGAAGTTTCCTCTGTGGTCGGGTTGCAGGAACTGGGATCCGCTCAGAAAGTGAAACGGAGGACACGGCTTCCAGCGCGGTGGCCCCTGCAGCCCCGGCTCCTGCCGTGGAGAACAAGGACGAATACGGAAAAGGAGTCATCTTCTACCTGAGAGACAAGGTGGTGGTGGGCATCATCCTGTGGAACGTCTTCAACCGAATGCCCGTCGCAAGAAAGGTAGCGCAACTTCACGTTGTTGGAGGGATTAAAGCGCGTGATGTGTTTACTGAGAGCTGTCTGTCGGGTCATTTGTAGATCATCAAGGACGGAGAGGAGCACGCAGATCTGAACGAGGTGGCCAAGCTGTTCAACATCCACGAGGACTGAGCTGCTGGAGGCTGGCTCACTTTCAGGGGAGAGAGTTTTaccttcacagaaaaaaaaaaaaaaaaaaacgactctGGCGCTGATTGCCACCGTCGTTAAGACCCAAACCCGTCACGGCTACCAATGCGAGGATCAATGTATATTAAACTGTTGATATTTTCATATTTGGAGTTTGTATCTGCTGTcttgtttggtttgtttgggCTCATTACCTCATGACAGGTCCGCgtcttgttttccttccaccacccccaccccaccaggCCGAACTGTTCTCCTTCTGTGTGATCGGAgcagcttgtaaaaaaaaaaaaaaaagctgcaataaaagctatttttaaattggACTCCACCCATTATTTTCAGCTTTGCCTCCAGATAATGGCAGTGATGAGCAGCTGCAGTGACCTCTGTTCAAAGTTGCAATTGTTTAGATGGCTGCTGCAGCCAGCGTGGTTGAACTCATCTGTCCTGAGGAATTTGAGTCATTCCAGCGTTGCGTGGCAGATTGCATCTCGAAGTGATGGAGGGAGCAATTAATGTTTCAGCTCGGTTAAAGGCACTCCTTTTtgttgtgtaaaataaaatgccGGGTAACGTTTAAAAAAGTGACACATCAGTAAGTGTTTTACAGCGTGTTGAAGTTCATATTGAGTAAATCTAGTGTCCGACTGCCACTAAGTGACACCAGAATGAAGCTTGGCCTACTTTTCCTGTCTTGTCCGGGGGTAAAAATGAGCAAGCATGCAGAAATGGTTCCACTCCCCCACCCCAACTTTGGGCTTCTTGTTATTGCGATGGCTCTCGTGCTTTATTTTCTCACACATCCCTGATCTCATTTGACACTGTGGGCTCCAGAGCGAAGTGCAGAAGGGGCTTTCAAGTGTGAGGCAAACACGTGCCGCCATAACGTCCCATCGCGTTGTCTGACATTAATTTTACACGAGCAAGGGGCTGGAGCTGCCGCCGCCTCTATGTGCAGGAGTAAACACGGGCTTCAGCATCTTGCTTTGAAGTTGTCCCGCAAAACAGAAATGAGGAGAATGAGCCGAACACTTCGGGACGGATCTGGGAGAAATTTGTAAATGAGCTGAAAACGAGTGATTCGCTGGAGTTATTCGGAACAACTATTTAGCATCAGAAATGTCGCTAACATTACATTCATGGAAGAATAATTTTACATAGTTAAATATTGTTGCCGTTTATGatctttttctaattttaacTTATTCTGTAAGGTAAAAAGGTCCTATAATAATTTCCCTTTACGATTCATTATTAGCACTCTATTTGAGTGTGCGGATAAATTGTAATCTAGTTACAACACAAGAAAAACACTAGTTAACTTATATGTTGGGGGTTATTTaccaaagtattttttaattttaattttttttaccctgaatAGCTTTGGAAACATTTTAGAATTTAGTTTTGGCCCTCTGCATTTAATTTGGAGATATAAATGTTAATAAATGCTGTGTGGTGATTatcaaagttaaatgttttttatattacGTAATTTAATACCAANNNNNNNNNNNNNNNNNNNNNNNNNNNNNNNNNNNNNNNNNNNNNNNNNNNNNNNNNNNNNNNNNNNNNNNNNNNNNNNNNNNNNNNNNNNNNNNNNNNNNNNNNNNNNNNNNNNNNNNNNNNNNNNNNNNNNNNNNNNNNNNNNNNNNNNNNNNNNNNNNNNNNNNNNNNNNNNNNNNNNNNNNNNNNNNNNNNNNNNNNNNNNNNNNNNNNNNNNNNNNNNNNNNNNNNNNNNNNNNNNNNNNNNNNNNNNNNNNNNNNNNNNNNNNNNNNNNNNNNNNNNNNNNNNNNNNNNNNNNNNNNNNNNNNNNNNNNNNNNNNNNNNNNNNNNNNNNNNNNNNNNNNNNNNNNNNNNNNNNNNNNNNNNNNNNNNNNNNNNNNNNNNNNNNNNNNNNNNNNNNNNNNNNNNNNNNNNNNNNNNNNNNNNNNNNNNNNNNNNNNNNNNNNNNNNNNNNNNNNNNNNNNNNNNNNNNNNNNNNNNNNNNNNNNNNNNNNNNNNNCACATCCAGATGAAAAGTTTCTGGTTCCTCTTTCAAGAAAGGAGCTGAGGAGgatgtattttatgttgtttgtctgtctgcctgcagtttttttttattttacaaagacaACAGAAATGTGTTAAGCTGAATTTGATTTAAGAAAAAAGTTGTTGCCAGGATGCGGTTTTAGTGAATTACTTAACTTTGAGTGCAGATTTGTGCTTTTCAGGTTGTGACGCTAGGCCTGAGCATAGGACTGTACTCATGGTAAGTCACTCAGTCAGAGGTCGCCAAAGCTCTTTGCACATCTGGTCTCATAGAGTCTCTCCTAAAGCTACTGTTTAAATCTAgtactttaaaaaatatcaatagCCCTTGAATCTTTTCACACATTGCAATCACAAGTGTCACTGTATTTACCTAGAAGGGCAGTCCCAAACAAAATAACCAATAACTGTGAAGTGGTGGGAAAAGGCttacaaagaaaaatttaaaacatttgatgtGTATTTGGAATCAGCCCACTTTAGTCTGATACCCCAAAATACAATGTGGAGCAATCCAGAATCGGGTTTCCCCTGAGTCTGCCTTGGTGCTCTGGgagtctttggctcctcacaaccactcttaagcatttttcttatggataaaccttacatatacaagtgCACACCAACAAACATCTACAGGTGCCAGATGTTtacacttctatacagataaaccctatgGTTAGTTctgtcactaaatacatcttgtattaaatgatactgcatatttttcagtgactTTTTCAAAGGCATTGGTCATTTGTAACTGTGATACTTTTtacctcatctttttctcttgcttttctttctcttttaccgtTTGAAATTAcaccttttaaaatatttccaaaataatacccaaataaagttttttgcatgTATATCAAGCAGAGCGCTgtagcgaaagcagtaatgctctacttgtgaaagtaaatctgttgggttcTCTTTGCCgttaagaaagcaattcttagtgctacactgccagacaggacacgtaaaaaaaagagaaaaagaccaaagcatgttttaaaataatgaccCCAAGCTTTAAAGAGCTCATGAAGCACTGTTCAATCAAAAAGTGCTCGTCTTCCAACACATGGTCGCCCTCCTACGCTTAAAGGGAGGATTATTCAGAGAAACATTTCAGAGTCCCGTGGTAACTCTGGGCATCCATCCCAATTATGATATCAGAATTGTATATGATGATggtgttacattttaaaagaaaaagttattaatttagtttttcagCCTGTGCAATCTGGCAGAGGGGCAAACTATGGACAGCGGCCTTTGGTTTTGGTGCATTTACATTATTGCTATTCAAAATGCTAATTTGTGCCCATTGAGCTAATGAAAATAGcacaaaaaatgacaaatagtGATGGCAGCATTATCCTGTggaactgctttttttttgccagtgaCAGGGAAAATGGTCAAaattgatggaaagatggatggagctaaattcaggccaatcctggaagaaaaccttctTTAGAGGTTGTGCCTacttgaaatgcagtttagtTTTCGGAGGAACAGTGACCTTAAACACACAGTCAGAGCTGAAATTATCAAAGCATGTTCACGTGCTAGAATGAGCCAATCACAGTCCAGAtttaaatctaattgagaatctaTCATCCAATCAGACTGACAGTTTTGCAGTGAAGACCAGGAGATATTGTGATGCTAGTGGCCTTTAATAATAGAAGTTTAACAGGAGGAAGGGCAGAGAGAAAAGGGGAAGACATGCTGTAACTGGCCCAGGTGCAGGTATTAATCTGGGAAAGCTACATAGAGGTCTACAGCCTCCATATGTGGTGGGCCTGCACTCCCACTGATCCACACGGTGCCTCAGcacaccgcacttttcagatctttctTGACAAAGTATGTTCAgaccatgcatcattttcccCCTCACTTCCCAATGTATGTGCTACTTAGTGTTCGCTGTTTACTAAATCATCCAAGTAAAAAGCTCTCTAGTTTGTGGTTTAAATGTGACGATTAAAGAGATCAAGGGGTCCAGATAATTTCGCACAGGACTCCATGTTTACAGCCAGCGATCTGCAACTTATTGTTTGAAACTGACTCTGGCTTTGTGTTTTCAGccaaagcagaaaaagaaaccACACAAACAGCCCTGACCTCATAATGTTTACCTCTAAGCTTGCCACTTCCTTCAAAAGAACAAGTGACACCACATATTCTGGTGTTGTTCCCATGAAGTAGAgtgaatttgtttgtttttttccatgagACAGGTGTATTTGCACGCTTGGTCTATTCTAGAGCAGAACAAAGTGcaaactaacagaaaaaaaacaagatatcCGTATCTACCTGCCTCCTCCATGTTCCCGAATCGACAGATCTGACTGATGCTACTGATCCAGCCGTTCATCTCCTCCTCCGTGTTGGCAACCAGGTAAAAAACACGGGAAGACGTTTTCACCACGAAGAGGTGCTTCCCGTGAAAGTCCCGCTTTATCCGCAGCTGGTTGTCGAGCATCTCCACCTCGCACTCCTTCAGGTCGATGGTCCGGATCGGCTTCTTGGAGTTCTTGCTCTGGTAATATTCCAGCACATCTGGATTGCCGCACATGCGCCCCGTCCGGAGCACGAACCAGCGCTTCCGCCATGCCTGcaaggtggaaggaaaacaatgtttaaCATCTCAGAGGTGTTGTTTGATTGATTTGAATTagtatttcattttaaagcaaACTTGTATGTGAAATGTGTACAATTTTATTGTCGTATTGTCGCTGTGGAATTTGTGGTAAAAAGATGCATGACCTGTCCTCTAGAAATCAGAATCTACCACATCTCATCAATAGCCTCTGACTGGCATTTAGCAGATCTAATCTGAATATCTATCATGTGTatgaaatgcatcaaaactaagaaCTCCTTCAATGTTCAGACTATAAATGCCTCAACCAGAAGCGTGTTCCTTAATGCATTTACTTTAAGTTTATTAAAACACGAATAAAGGTTGGAGACGACTGCTTTCACGCATAAATGGGAAGAATCTGCCCATTCCTTCACTTTCTGTTGAATTCAAAATtcttttagacattttattCCTCCTTACATATCATAGTCcttagaataataataataataataaataaataaatcaaaatctgcAAGTCAGGCCTCAAAGGCTAGCATTAAATGGTAACTATGGAATACATCGACAGAAACTTATTCTTCCGTAAAGAAGCTCCTGAAACGCCCTAAGATTTGTTTGTTCAGGCaattaagattttaaaaaaaatattgttctgTTATCCACAACTGTTATCATGGGaaagtttagatttaacaaaattTGCCTTGAAAGCAGTGACTTCAGCAGCTGGCTCCTGTATACTGTGGAGATAAAGTTTGAAGTAAGGAAACCTAGCTTTTAAGAGCACAAGACTTGCATGGAGGAGTTAACGATAACCAACATGAGTAGTCGAAATTGTATTGTTCTTGCTCATCTTGTTAAAtaagttaaatataatttattaaccAAGTATGTGAGGCATGGAATTGTTTTCTATAATTCATTTATGTCTTAAATTTGAATCCTTAGGATCTTCAAAAGGTGATAAATGTCTGTAATGTAACTTATTAAAAGGCACAGAAACCctgaagacatttttttgtaaatgttattCTTAGTTTCTGCACTGCGGCTGCCGCACGGTTCCAGGAGCTCTGCTCCTCAGATCACTGTTgttgctttgttgttgttgatgatcAGAGAATCTGGCCAGAACTTCTGCTCCCAACAGCTAACTTTgcagctttaaacattttttttttctctttttgcttttcttttggtCAGTAAGCGGAACCTCAGCTCCAGTTTCCCAGAACTGCAGAGAAGAGGAAGTTGACTGTATTTAGCAGAAAATTTCTAACACAACGAAATAGGTATTTATACATCTCTTGGTTTATGCTGAAAACTGACTCCACGCTTTACTACAAGCTTATAAGAAGTACTACCTAAAGCAATTTCACATAATTCAGTCAAGAATTAGCTATTCCTCAGGAAAAATccaaaaatttgaataattaaatAGAAGAATACTGTTAGTAAGTCACAATAAGTAGGTTTACTGTAAggataaaataatttctaaggTCTTTGGTGGCTTTTAAGTGCATTGTTGGGGGTCAGTGATGTGATCATACTGAATAggtattttgtttgttgtttgtgggCGATCTCTTTCTGCACAAGCCAGTCATGTATTTATGCGCTGTTACCAGGAAATTGGTCGGCCCACAACACATTTGGTGCTAATAGTGCTGCCGGGTTTTAGAGGAAACCATAACTACAGATGGCAGCTCGATCCAGTGTGTGTTCACTATTATGCAAAGTTTTAGGCACCGgtgaaaatatgttgttttgtttactgaGGTCAGTCCtccaggagaaaaaaacataatgatgTTTACATGGCATATACTTACAGAGAAATGTAGAAAACCGATTTTTCACAGGTTATCACCTGATCTTTTCTCCATCAGgctaaagttaatttatttcccaCGTGTAAAGTCGACATAAGGCAAGACGAAAAGAACGTTTGTGAGGCAAAATCATGCCTGATCATGAGGTTTTTTTCATGTATCTttggttcacttttttttagaagaagTTAGCGTTTTCTGCCATCATGTGACCAAAGTAAACTCTGGTCAAATCTTAACATCTTTCCTCAAAACTGAGTCATTCCTAACTGGGTCATTTATACATTTGCAGAAATGACTCACTCACTGGGCTGAACAGTGGCGCAGCTGTTGCcatgggttcaagtcctacctgggtctttctgcacggagtgtgcatgttctccctgtgcatgcgtgggttctctccaggtactccggcttcctcccacagtccaaaaacatgactgttaggttaattggcctctctaaattctccttaggtgtgagtgtgtgcgagaatggttgtttgtcctgtttgtgtctgtgttgccctgtgatagagggtgacctgtccagggtgtaccccccccccccccattgacagctggagataggcaccagtacccctcgcgaccccacaagggaaagacgtgttagaaaatgaatggatggactcACTCATTGACACTCAGATTTGTCCAGGTTGAATCTCTCCTGTTTGCAATCCGGTAGGTATAAAAGATGCAGAGTTTTGTGTATTACTGCACAATCCCAAAAGTATTCTTACTCCTTAAACTTTTTGACTTTGTG belongs to Fundulus heteroclitus isolate FHET01 chromosome 11, MU-UCD_Fhet_4.1, whole genome shotgun sequence and includes:
- the LOC105927790 gene encoding apoptosis-inducing factor 1, mitochondrial encodes the protein MLTCRTVWRKLAPLGRASATACRQNVRRAGLNNARTPLCVPVAHMSTGPAGGGGDNLKYALLVGAAFAGGLTYAVLTLRGDQDRYLERMADISSRRQISTVKQSATQTLTEPPAAGAAETAAPPEPKPEAPPSPEEPSPPAEVAGAEAATSSEAAPAADAKPASPTLPSHAPYLLIGGGTASFAAARSIRARDPGAKVLIVTDEPNLPYMRPPLSKELWFSDDPSVTETLRFKQWNGKERSIYFQPASFYIDAEDLKSAENGGVAVLTNRKVVHMDVRGNKVKLDDDTEISYDKCLIATGGIPRNLQVIERAGEEVMKRTTLFRKIEDFKSLDKVSRSMQSITIIGGGFLGSELACALGRRSTETGLEVIQMFPEKGNMGKVLPEYLSNWTTEKVKKEGVKIISEALVKSVSYKDDKLEIKLKDGRLVKTDHIVAAVGLEPNVDLAKSAGLEVDSDFGGYRVNAELQARSNIWVAGDAACFYDIRLGRRRVEHHDHAVVSGRLAGENMTGASKPYWHQSMFWSDLGPDVGYEAIGIVDSSLPTVGVFAKATAKDTPKAATEESGTGIRSESETEDTASSAVAPAAPAPAVENKDEYGKGVIFYLRDKVVVGIILWNVFNRMPVARKIIKDGEEHADLNEVAKLFNIHED